Genomic window (Caldinitratiruptor microaerophilus):
GCGTCGTAGCCGAGTTCCCGGATCGTCCTCTTGATATCCGCCTTCTCGACCACTCCCGGGAAGTACCGGACCTTGGCGATTTCGGTGGGAAGGCTCACCGCCACCGAGACGACGCCGTTGAGCCCCCCGACAGCCTTCTCGATCTTGTGGACGCACGACGCGCAGCTCATGCCGGTAACATGGAGCGTGACTTCCTCGGTGGCCACCTCGTAACCCAGTTCGGACACGGCCTGCGCCAACGCCGGAATTCCGACGCGGTCCTCGTCGTACCGAACGTGTGCCAGGCCCGCCGTCAGGCTCACCTGGGCTTCGGCAACCCCATCCAGGTTACGGAGTGCCTTCTCGATCTTGCTGACGCAGGACGCGCAGCTCATCCCCTGAATCCGCAGCTGGATCTCGCGAACCGCCAACGCTGGCACCTCCTCAGACGTCGACATGCGGATCGGTCCACCGGACTCGAGCGAGAAGCGGCAACGCGGACAGGCTATCTCGCAAACTTGAGCAGGGCGCTCTTCAGCTCTTCGCAGACTGCCGGCCCTTGTTGCCTCCGGACAGCCTCCGTGACGCGGGACTTCAGGTGACTTCGGAGGGCCAGCCGCCCCACAAGGCGCAGAACCTCCCGGGCCCGCTCCACCTGGAAGAGCACCTCGACGCAGTAGCGATCCTCGTCCAGCATCCGCTGCAGCTCTTGTACCTCAGTGACCATCCGCTGCAGACCGAGGCGGAGTTCCTTCCGGGTTTCGGGATCGAGCCGTGTCTTGTGAGGACTGGTGGTGGGGTTCACGATGCTCACCCTCCCACTACACCCTACCCGTAGGGGGTAGCATGCAGCGTCTTGCCACCAGTGTAGGGCGTGCGGGGCTGCCCGTCCATCACCCAGAGGGGTGATTTCGCAACCGGACCAGGTGGTAGACGGCAAGAGCCCAGAACGCAAGCCCCATGGCGGTTCCCAGCAGGGTGAGGGTGAAGAGGACGAACTCCACGTATAGTCCCTCCAATCCAGTTGGCTCCCACAAGAGACCCCATGTTCGTCCGAGAAGGAGGCCGGGCAGTTGCCCGGACTCCACCCCTTCTCCGGCCCGAGTCCAGACGGGGACCATCCTGTACAATCGGGACGAACCAGAGGACAACAGGAACTGCGAGTGCTACCTGTGGGGGGTAGAGGTACCTCTGGAGGTGAATATGGCACGTCTCGCTCGCCTTCTCCATCACCCGGATGGGCGATGGCCGGGCAGCACCGGCTACTCCGCCATCAGGACACCGCGCATCGCCGCGCCGGGCATGCCACCGTGACCGACGTCACAAGAAAACTCGTACCTGCCGGGTTCCATCAGCACCAGCTGGAAGGTCTGGGTGCTCAGGGGTTCCAGTACCTTCCGCACGCCCAGCGACTCGATCACGAAGCGATGGTAGCCGCCACCCCCGCTGCGGAACGGGTTGTCCTCGTTGGCCAGGGTGAGCACGACCGGCTTTCCCGCGCGCACTCGGAATGCGCTGGGCCGAAACCCGGCCGTGTCGACCCGGATCCTCATGGCTGTCACGGGTGCGTCCCCGGGGACCAGCGCCGGTTTCGACGCCATGAGACCGGCGAGCACCAGAACAGCGGCGAGGAGCGTCCCCAAACGCCTCCGGGCCGTTGGCCGCGGGTCCGCCGGCCCGTCATGCGCGCCGCCTGTCACGACCACGCCGGAACAGGTGGAGGGAGCGCGCCCGGCACGGATCATCCTCGGCACCCCGCTTGAGGAACCGTTCCGTATCCTCCAGGAAGTACTCGAGACAGCGCGTGCACCGGAACTGGTAAACCGTCCCCCTATAACGGAGGTGCGGAGCGGCCGCCGGGTCGACCGGGCTGCGGCACACCAGGCAGATCCGCCTTGCCACTGGACACCGCCCCTTCGAGCCGCCTCACGACACGCAGGAGAAGCGTGCCGGCGAGAACCAGGGCCGGCACGGTCAGAGCCAGCCACGTCCCGGACCCCACTCCGGCCCGCCACGCCTGCCCAAGGCGCCACGTCCAGCCCAGAAGAACCGTGGTCATCAGAAAGAGGAGCCAGAAGGCCCGCATGAGATCCTCACATCCCCACGTGCTCCGAGGGTCCCGCCAGGTAGCCCATGATCAGCAGGACGAGCACGGCTGCAGTGACGAGGCCGCCCAGGGTCAGTAGCCACCGGCGGCTCCTGAGGCTGTTGTCCCGGCTCCGGTCCAGAAACGGGACAAGGGCAAGGAAGCCAAACAGGAGTAGCGGGACCACGATCAGAGGCCACAGTCCCCACCGGTCCTCCAGGGGGAACAGCCAGACGAAGGCCCACGGCGGCTTGGAAACCTCGATTCCCTCCACGGGGCTCGGGCCGACGGCGGGGGGTAACACCACCGCCAGCACGGTGACGGTGCCGAGGTACACGAGCCCGTACCCGAGGAGTTTGCGCAGGTGGTCGGTGAACGTGTGCGTATGCGGCTGAGCGGCCGCGTACCCACCTGGACGCCATTCCGGCGGCAGGGGCGAGATGCCGTGCTTCTTGATCAGGAGTACGTGGATGCCCAGCAGGACGAAGAGAAGTAGCGGCAAGATGCTGACGTGGGCAATGTAGAGGCGCGGCAACATGGGAACGTTCCTGGCCAGGGTCGGCGAGAACCATGCGCCGAGCCCGCCCAGGAGTTCGGCAACCCCGGTGTTGTGCGCCAGCGCCTCAAAGCCTTCCTGATCGTACTTGAGGACCGTGCCGGTGAAGTAGAGCAGCGCGGTGAGGCCCAGAAGCCCCAGCCCCACGAGCCAGTTGCCCTCGCGCGGCCGGCGGTAGCTGCCGGTGATGAACACCCGCGCGAGGTGCAGGCCCGCCGTCACCAGGACCGCCTGCGCGGTCCAGAAGTGGATCCCCCGCACCACCCGGGCAAGCGGCACTTCGGTCATCATGAAGCGTACGCTGGCGTTTGCGGCCTCCGGCATCGGATCGAACCACTGGGCCAGCAGGATACCGGTGGCCACCATGATGATCATACCCACCACGGTGATCCCGCCCAGGGTATACCCCAGGGTGTTGGCGTGGGGCGGAACCGGATAGGCCAGCTCGCTGAGGCCGAACCGCTCGTCCAGCGCGGCCCAG
Coding sequences:
- a CDS encoding metal-sensing transcriptional repressor — encoded protein: MNPTTSPHKTRLDPETRKELRLGLQRMVTEVQELQRMLDEDRYCVEVLFQVERAREVLRLVGRLALRSHLKSRVTEAVRRQQGPAVCEELKSALLKFAR
- a CDS encoding cupredoxin domain-containing protein, which codes for MIRAGRAPSTCSGVVVTGGAHDGPADPRPTARRRLGTLLAAVLVLAGLMASKPALVPGDAPVTAMRIRVDTAGFRPSAFRVRAGKPVVLTLANEDNPFRSGGGGYHRFVIESLGVRKVLEPLSTQTFQLVLMEPGRYEFSCDVGHGGMPGAAMRGVLMAE
- a CDS encoding cytochrome b N-terminal domain-containing protein → MSEAADTRKGFWAALDERFGLSELAYPVPPHANTLGYTLGGITVVGMIIMVATGILLAQWFDPMPEAANASVRFMMTEVPLARVVRGIHFWTAQAVLVTAGLHLARVFITGSYRRPREGNWLVGLGLLGLTALLYFTGTVLKYDQEGFEALAHNTGVAELLGGLGAWFSPTLARNVPMLPRLYIAHVSILPLLLFVLLGIHVLLIKKHGISPLPPEWRPGGYAAAQPHTHTFTDHLRKLLGYGLVYLGTVTVLAVVLPPAVGPSPVEGIEVSKPPWAFVWLFPLEDRWGLWPLIVVPLLLFGFLALVPFLDRSRDNSLRSRRWLLTLGGLVTAAVLVLLIMGYLAGPSEHVGM